In the Triticum aestivum cultivar Chinese Spring chromosome 2B, IWGSC CS RefSeq v2.1, whole genome shotgun sequence genome, TCGCCTAATCGCTCAGGGGAATTAGCAGCACAGCTCTGGCAAAACGAGTTGGACTCCGGTGAAATGAAATTCAAGGCGTGCTTGAGTTTTCGGGCAAAATTTGCAAAGAATTTGCGAGTTGCATGTGCTGCGTAGGTACATATCTACACTTGTATGAAAACCTTTGTGGTGATTCACACATGAAGAAAGAATACAGATCAGGAGAGCAAACCAAGCAGGAGCAAACGAATAAAAACTGTTCTCTTCCTTTTTTTTTTCCTACTGCCAAAGTAGCCAGCGCCATGCATGTGCGCGCGGGCGAGCGAGCTGCGTCGTCGGCCGtcagttggcggcggcggtggcgctccgGCCGCGGTTGGAGTTCGACGACGAGTAGCTGCTGAGCTTGCGGCTGATGGAGTGGATGGCCGGGTTGGACCTGAAGTAGCCGAAGAGGCTGTTCCGGTGGAACGGCAGcggcgtcgtcgtcctccgccGCATCTCCTCGGCCGCCGCCCGGCTCACCGTGTACGGCGCCATGTCGCTGGCCGACGCCGCCGAGCCCCTCCCCTTCCGCATGGACGCGTCGCCGCCGCTCTTGAGCATGCTGTACTTGAGCAGCGGGTCCTTGCCGGCGGTGGCGCGGCCCTCCGACGCGCTGCGGAACAGGAACAGGTCCTTGAGCCGCCACTTGCGGCTGCCGCTCCCGCAGCCGCGCATCAGGGAGGCGGCGCCGCGGGGGGAGGGTGGGGAGGAGCAGAACTCGTCGTCGATCGGGTCGCCCCTGTACGGGGACAGAGACCGCGTGGCCCTCCTGCTGCGAGACGACAcgcccgacgacgaggacgacgcaGGGGCCGGCCGGCCGGACCTGCCCCTCGTCTGACCCTGATCGGCCGACACCTCCGCCCGATCCCCTGCGCCACCGCgcaccgcggacatcgtcctcgcTCTTCTCGGAGACCGGGGGGAGACGGAGAGGGATGCGTAGTCCTCGTCGGCGAGCAGGCCGCTGCCGCTGGAGCGTGGGCCGTtgagcggacggatcctgccgccCTCGAacagctcgtcggcggcggcgaggatgGGCGTGGACTCCCTGAGCTGCCCGCTGAACCCGAAGGCGAAGTCGAACGTGGCGGCGTCGCCCTGCTCGTCCGCGGCGTAGCTGCTGGCCCTGGACGGGCTGGTGGGGGCGCTGGAGAAGAAGTAGCAGTAGCTGGGCAGgtggctgccgccgccgcccatggCAGCCGCGGTTCTTGGGCTGCACGGCGCGCTCGGCGCCATGACAGGCACCGCCACCTCCATGTCCCTACACGTCTCCTCTGCTATACCTCTCCTCACTCCCCGCCTCTGCTCTTCTCTTCTGCTCTACTTCTTTAAAGATAGATGCCTCCGGATTTTGCTTATGTAGGTGGCGAGGCTCTGGCCGGAGATGGAGAttggagagggagagaggaaggtagGAGGAAGCTGGATCGATCgtagggggtgggggtggggggatggttgaagggagagaggagggggagggtaCGTTAAAAGCCGTCGCCGAGACATCGACCATGTGGTCTTCggcaatgctacacgtacaaacCATTTACAGGCTTTTATAGGATGGTTAACCTTAATTGGTCAATAGGTGAGCGGAGCGGCTCACCTCTTGAAAATCAAGGGGGGAGGTTTGTGATTGGTTGTTAGCTGGAAGGAGCGTGTAAAAGCGTGTAAGTTTTTGTATGTCTAGCATTTTTGATGTGCGTCTTATACGCAACTTGCTCGTTTTTAATCCGATTGACATCAACAGTTCGTTAGAGAATTAGCTGCTTGGAGGTTGGAAAATAACACGCTCTTTTGTTCCCGTGCATGCAGCCGCTAGCACGGTAAGAGACCACATgaattggttggtgaatatgtgtgTATAGCGAGATGAATGGTATTTCTTTGTTTTATTTTAGTGATAGCAAAAAACGtctggaataagcgggtagctatctttaaaaaacaatcaacaacttagTTATCACAAAAAGTAAAAATGGTAATTTTTCTGGAGAGATTAAGGATTAAAATTTTCCCTCCGCAAAAAACAGTACCCCAAAATAAAGGAATTTTTTGGCAAAATTGACAGATTTGACCTCAGAGCGAAAGTATTTCACAAGCTAAACTGTTTTTGAAAAAATTTCACACCGCTGACCCTTTTGTGCAGAGCCCGAGAGTTAGGTGCTGCACTCTACTGTGCAACTTCttagagctaggcgctgcacagtgtagTGCAGCGGCTAGCCATCAGGCGCTCACAGGTGTGGCGCCTGAGTGTTAGGTGCTGCACGGTAGAGTGCAGCGCCCTGCTGTCAGGAGCTGCACATTAGGGGTCTGCTGGATGAAATGCTTTCAAAACCAATTTagtttgtgaaatagtttcgcCCTGAGGTCAAGTTTGTGTCTTTTACCGAAATTTTTGGTCTAAAATCTTTCTCAGCTTTCTTGCAATTCAAGCCTCAAATTTCATTATCATTTTTTACGACACACGAGGAGAATTCAAACCACTTAGGGATGCAAGCAGACGCGTCCGCATCGCCACGAGGCCCAAAGTACACTAATCTTTGTTACTTTGGTTTTTCATGCTAGACTTAATTCACGTCTTGCGGGCGCTTGCATGCAGAAAACCACTGTCTAATGTTGAATGGAATGGAAAAACTATTGCAAAGGAATATCTTCTTAATCTTTTACCTAGCAGGATACATACCGAAAACAAAGGGCCACTATAAGATTTATTAAATTTGATGAAGAAAATACCAAATTTCTGCAATCAAAAGCAACAATGAAATACAGTAGAAATCATATTGCAATGCTTTAAGATGAGCAAGGCATAGAACACAAAGAACGTCAAACCAAAACAACAATCTTATACATAGCTTTCAAATAGAGGCATGGTACTCATGTCCCTACAGATAAATAAATACCTACTGATATTCTTGAATAGCTTAATAAATACCTCAAACATTGCTTCTGGAGAGAATATGGCATGGAAGGCACAGGCAATGCCACACATTGCTTTGGATAATGTTCGTCTCCCCAAACATCAAACAAGATTGGGACTACTAGATTTGGCCTCTCACAACGGATGTCTTCTGATGAAACACTTGCACAAATTTCACAACAAAGATGATCTTCCCTGGGTTAAACTTGTTTCGGACACATACTACCTCAACGGATCAATTTGCAGCACACCAGTAGGGTCCTTATGGTGGAAGTGCATAACCAAGTTAATCCAAGAATTCAAGAGGGTTCCCAGATGCCCTCTAGGACAAGGCAACACTGTCATGCTGTAGCATGATAACATGGGAGAAAATATTTTTGAACAAAGATTATGTGAAGTATACTCCTTTTCTAGGAATGCAAATGTTTCTGACAAAGATTGTTTCAAACAAGATCATGAAATCAATAACTTTCATACTCCCATGTCCTTACAATCATATCAACAGTGTCAAGAGCTAAGGTTGATATTTCAACAACAAATTGCAAAGCATCATGACAAGTAGACCTATCCATGGAAGGCAATTAATTACTCATCTATTCAGATGTATAAGATCATGCAACAGGGTCCTCCAGCTCATTTCATATTCAAAAATCTCTTGAGAAGTGCTACCACCACGCGCAAAAAATTCTTCCAGATGATGTTAAATGACAGAGTAAACTCAAGGAATCTGCTGCAGAGAAAACATTTTTATCTTCCTTCATATAATTGCGTGCTCTGCACTTTGCACACGAAAGAAACTTCATTGCACCTGTTTTGTGACAGCCCTTTTGCTCTAGCCTGTCGGCACAACATTTGTTTTTATAGAAACATAGGTATTTCTATGTTGGATGATATCATTTTTGATAAAGTCTATCTGCCTAGCAATTTTTTTTGACATAATCATCAAGGGTTGTTGGAATATTTGGATacaaataaattcagaaaatattCAAGAATGGCCTACCCAATGTCACT is a window encoding:
- the LOC123044184 gene encoding uncharacterized protein, which translates into the protein MEVAVPVMAPSAPCSPRTAAAMGGGGSHLPSYCYFFSSAPTSPSRASSYAADEQGDAATFDFAFGFSGQLRESTPILAAADELFEGGRIRPLNGPRSSGSGLLADEDYASLSVSPRSPRRARTMSAVRGGAGDRAEVSADQGQTRGRSGRPAPASSSSSGVSSRSRRATRSLSPYRGDPIDDEFCSSPPSPRGAASLMRGCGSGSRKWRLKDLFLFRSASEGRATAGKDPLLKYSMLKSGGDASMRKGRGSAASASDMAPYTVSRAAAEEMRRRTTTPLPFHRNSLFGYFRSNPAIHSISRKLSSYSSSNSNRGRSATAAAN